In a genomic window of Brassica rapa cultivar Chiifu-401-42 chromosome A10, CAAS_Brap_v3.01, whole genome shotgun sequence:
- the LOC103847548 gene encoding protein EMBRYONIC FLOWER 1 isoform X4, with translation MRSSTKVSSIVINLTGANNEIGMVVCDGFSICDLIAEERETDPKKYWPFPEESASLVDKQSDSLPHWWPPSLGRTRNIDADGTNESGLPSNSTSISSTNGLNGSSSIIPSQSELNSRTAIDQERQRNIDVAGSAVVVNEDINCERSQVDDQRDNAVVETDDVNCERPQNDGQSDNAVVENENVNCERSQQDDQRDNDVAENEDVNCERSQKDDQRVTRSSKKVHPPPFRTYALRNKTTKNYAVVEPIGNKRAEKQPNVEQLAVTEIAACAEDTQPEESESRSLFIGGAPSTRTRNVRTRRLAEVNGKRTVQKRKCRPGSSTTLSRNISTAGAASGNASKTVESAHGTESTESEFDKDPIKGKKKNVRFQVEDELDTEPEPEVDDEKDEDFYPWARRTKKVKIAKKKRATTAMNPSDKASSSVQPSLNETETVPSPPRDQGTEERVGTSLDDELASDGYVRKTNAPPVNERQENNRMRSSYVPVFGNPSIPNTGRGLGTGPGAIHFGSSSSNRTNQRNTSPSTQVAAQSTVPQKDASIPNTGRGLGTRSGATYFGGGSSSNNQTPPSTVAAAQSTVPQKDDSIPNTGRGLGTGPGAVYFGGGGSSNSNNRRSTPSSTQVAVPQKDASIPNDNSRRSTPPSTVVAAQSSVPQKDASVPNTSRLGSGPGAIYFGSSNNSSSQRSTPPSTVVAAQSSVPQKDASVPNTSRLGSGPGAIYFGRSNNTPPSTVVAARSSVPQDASVSDRKGKGVMVQSHDERENTQEVPPKTPFLFDLNETYEDVTSLEDNTNAAREEDRVPIRSNQNSVEIFTPRQNSYMASSSVMPPPVQESRRRSSILFPGHNPEWMGNVPMASPYHHPSPSTYQPMRVPPHHYGAPSPPVWASSMIPPQYHQHHFSPPAPFNMDYPSMFAQAPSSEPRNLSYYGANLLNQAMMSRMDPRFRSNTPVDHHGNFGFAPRHVHPVNQFNQFVELQCSHERSVYSRTISNQGRFQRRRNAASFSNASTSYAANSSGSSSCVVSRYPGEISEIEPGNIYLVHQEDLHVPERISEFQQADEEQAGPITESG, from the exons ATGAGATCCTCCACTAAGGTCAGCTCAATCGTCATAAATCTCACAGGCGCTAACAACGAGATTGGTATGGTAGTATGTGATGGTTTCTCCATATG TGACTTAATTGCCGAAGAGAGAGAAACGGATCCCAAAAAATATTGGCCGTTTCCAGAGGAGAGTGCTAGTTTGGTAGACAAACAAAGCGATTCTCTTCCTCATTGGTGGCCGCCTAGCTTGGGCCGCACCAGAAATATCGATGCTGATGGGACAAATG AATCTGGACTGCCATCAAATTCAACAAGTATAAGTAGCACGAACGGGCTCAATGGCAGCTCTTCTATTATCCCTAGTCAAAGCGAACTGAATTCACGAACTGCCATTGATCAAGAGAGACAAAGGAATATTGATGTTGCAG GCAGTGCTGTTGTGGTGAATGAGGATATAAACTGCGAAAGATCCCAGGTTGATGATCAGAGAG ATAACGCTGTTGTGGAGACTGATGATGTTAACTGCGAAAGACCCCAGAATGATGGTCAAAGTG ACAATGCTGTTGTGGAGAATGAGAATGTAAACTGCGAAAGATCTCAGCAGGATGATCAGAGAG ATAATGATGTTGCGGAGAATGAAGATGTAAACTGCGAAAGATCTCAGAAGGATGATCAGAGAG TTACTAGGTCTAGCAAGAAAGTTCATCCACCTCCGTTTAGAACATACGCCCTTCGGAACAAAACCACAAAGAATTACGCAGTGGTTGAACCAATAGGAAACAAGAGAGCTGAGAAACAACCAAACGTGGAGCAGCTGGCTGTGACTGAGATAGCTGCTTGTGCTGAAGACACGCAGCCTGAGGAGTCTGAGAGTAGAAGCCTTTTCATCGGTGGGGCGCCCAGTACGAGAACTCGGAACGTTCGCACGCGGAGACTCGCTGAAGTGAATGGTAAGCGTACAGTTCAAAAGAGGAAGTGCCGACCTGGGAGTAGCACTACACTGAGCAGGAATATAAGCACAGCTGGTGCAGCTTCAGGAAATGCCTCCAAAACCGTTGAATCTGCTCATGGTACTGAATCAACTGAAAGTGAGTTTGACAAAGATCCTATTAAGGGTAAGAAGAAGAACGTAAGGTTCCAGGTTGAAGACGAGCTTGATACAGAACCTGAACCTGAGGTTGATGACGAGAAGGATGAAGATTTTTATCCTTGGGCTAGGAGAACTAAGAAGGTCAAAATAGCCAAAAAGAAGAGAGCTACAACAGCAATGAATCCCAGTGACAAGGCTTCTTCGAGTGTGCAACCGTCATTGAATGAAACCGAGACGGTTCCTTCTCCACCAAGGGATCAGGGAACTGAGGAAAGAGTGGGTACTTCACTTGACGATGAGTTGGCTTCAGATGGATATGTCAGAAAAACTAACGCTCCTCCGGTTAATGAAAGGCAAGAGAATAACCGTATGAGGTCAAGCTATGTTCCAGTGTTTGGTAACCCTTCTATACCAAACACAGGTAGAGGGCTGGGAACTGGACCGGGTGCTATTCACTTcggcagcagcagcagcaacaggaCCAATCAAAGAAACACCTCTCCTTCAACACAAGTTGCAGCTCAATCTACCGTGCCGCAAAAG GATGCTTCTATACCAAACACAGGTAGAGGACTGGGAACTAGATCAGGTGCTACTTACTTCGGCGGCGGCAGCAGCAGTAACAATCAAACCCCTCCTTCTACAGTAGCTGCAGCTCAATCTACCGTGCCGCAAAAG GATGATTCTATACCAAACACAGGTAGAGGGCTTGGAACTGGACCGGGTGCTGTTTACTTCGGCGGCGGCGGCAGCAGCAACAGCAACAATCGAAGAAGCACCCCTTCTTCTACACAAGTTGCCGTGCCGCAAAAG GATGCTTCTATACCAAACGACAACAGTCGAAGAAGCACCCCTCCTTCTACAGTAGTTGCAGCTCAATCTTCCGTGCCGCAAAAG GATGCTTCTGTACCAAACACAAGTAGGCTGGGAAGTGGACCGGGTGCTATTTACTTCggcagcagcaacaacagcagCAGTCAAAGAAGCACCCCTCCTTCTACGGTAGTTGCAGCTCAATCTTCCGTGCCGCAAAAG GATGCTTCTGTACCAAACACAAGTAGGCTGGGAAGTGGACCGGGTGCTATTTACTTCGGCAGGAGCAACAACACCCCTCCTTCTACAGTAGTTGCAGCTCGATCTTCCGTGCCGCAG GATGCTTCTGTTTCAGACAGAAAAGGGAAGGGAGTTATGGTCCAAAGCCATGATGAAAGGGAGAACACTCAAGAGGTACCACCAAAAACACCTTTTTTGTTCGATCTCAATGAGACGTATGAGGATGTTACCTCGCTGGAGGACAACACCAACGCAGCAAGGGAAGAAGACCGTGTCCCCATTAGATCAAACCAGAACTCTGTTGAGATATTCACACCAAGGCAGAACTCTTACATGGCTTCTTCCTCAGTTATGCCTCCTCCGGTGCAAGAAAGCCGCCGACGCAGCTCAATTCTGTTTCCTGGACACAACCCCGAATGGATGGGGAATGTCCCAATGGCTAGTCCTTATCATCATCCATCTCCATCCACCTATCAGCCAATGCGTGTACCTCCTCATCACTACGGAGCACCTTCTCCACCAGTTTGGGCATCATCCATGATACCACCACAGTATCATCAACATCATTTCAGTCCTCCTGCTCCTTTCAACATGGATTATCCGAGTATGTTTGCACAAGCACCGAGCAGTGAACCGCGGAACCTCAGCTATTATGGGGCCAACTTGCTGAACCAAGCGATGATGAGCCGCATGGATCCTCGGTTTAGATCAAACACTCCCGTTGACCACCATGGGAACTTTGGTTTCGCTCCGAGACATGTTCACCCGGTTAACCAGTTTAACCAATTTGTTGAGCTTCAATGTAGTCATGAGAGGTCGGTTTATTCTAGAACCATCAGTAACCAAGGCAGATTCCAGCGAAGGAGAAACGCAGCGAGCTTCAGCAATGCCTCTACATCGTACGCAGCAAACAGTTCTGGTTCCTCTAGCTGCGTTGTTAGCCGTTACCCTGGTGAGATCAGCGAGATAGAGCCAGGGAATATCTACTTGGTACATCAAGAAGATCTGCATGTGCCTGAGCGCATTTCGGAGTTTCAGCAGGCTGATGAGGAGCAAGCTGGTCCAATTACAGAAAGTGGCTAA
- the LOC103847548 gene encoding protein EMBRYONIC FLOWER 1 isoform X11, which produces MRSSTKVSSIVINLTGANNEIGMVVCDGFSICDLIAEERETDPKKYWPFPEESASLVDKQSDSLPHWWPPSLGRTRNIDADGTNESGLPSNSTSISSTNGLNGSSSIIPSQSELNSRTAIDQERQRNIDVAGSAVVVNEDINCERSQVDDQRDNAVVETDDVNCERPQNDGQSDNAVVENENVNCERSQQDDQRDNDVAENEDVNCERSQKDDQRDNAAEENEDVNCERSQQNDQTDNNALVVNEDVNCERSQKDDQRVTRSSKKVHPPPFRTYALRNKTTKNYAVVEPIGNKRAEKQPNVEQLAVTEIAACAEDTQPEESESRSLFIGGAPSTRTRNVRTRRLAEVNGKRTVQKRKCRPGSSTTLSRNISTAGAASGNASKTVESAHGTESTESEFDKDPIKGKKKNVRFQVEDELDTEPEPEVDDEKDEDFYPWARRTKKVKIAKKKRATTAMNPSDKASSSVQPSLNETETVPSPPRDQGTEERVGTSLDDELASDGYVRKTNAPPVNERQENNRMRSSYVPVFGNPSIPNTGRGLGTGPGAIHFGSSSSNRTNQRNTSPSTQVAAQSTVPQKDASVPNTSRLGSGPGAIYFGSSNNSSSQRSTPPSTVVAAQSSVPQKDASVPNTSRLGSGPGAIYFGRSNNTPPSTVVAARSSVPQDASVSDRKGKGVMVQSHDERENTQEVPPKTPFLFDLNETYEDVTSLEDNTNAAREEDRVPIRSNQNSVEIFTPRQNSYMASSSVMPPPVQESRRRSSILFPGHNPEWMGNVPMASPYHHPSPSTYQPMRVPPHHYGAPSPPVWASSMIPPQYHQHHFSPPAPFNMDYPSMFAQAPSSEPRNLSYYGANLLNQAMMSRMDPRFRSNTPVDHHGNFGFAPRHVHPVNQFNQFVELQCSHERSVYSRTISNQGRFQRRRNAASFSNASTSYAANSSGSSSCVVSRYPGEISEIEPGNIYLVHQEDLHVPERISEFQQADEEQAGPITESG; this is translated from the exons ATGAGATCCTCCACTAAGGTCAGCTCAATCGTCATAAATCTCACAGGCGCTAACAACGAGATTGGTATGGTAGTATGTGATGGTTTCTCCATATG TGACTTAATTGCCGAAGAGAGAGAAACGGATCCCAAAAAATATTGGCCGTTTCCAGAGGAGAGTGCTAGTTTGGTAGACAAACAAAGCGATTCTCTTCCTCATTGGTGGCCGCCTAGCTTGGGCCGCACCAGAAATATCGATGCTGATGGGACAAATG AATCTGGACTGCCATCAAATTCAACAAGTATAAGTAGCACGAACGGGCTCAATGGCAGCTCTTCTATTATCCCTAGTCAAAGCGAACTGAATTCACGAACTGCCATTGATCAAGAGAGACAAAGGAATATTGATGTTGCAG GCAGTGCTGTTGTGGTGAATGAGGATATAAACTGCGAAAGATCCCAGGTTGATGATCAGAGAG ATAACGCTGTTGTGGAGACTGATGATGTTAACTGCGAAAGACCCCAGAATGATGGTCAAAGTG ACAATGCTGTTGTGGAGAATGAGAATGTAAACTGCGAAAGATCTCAGCAGGATGATCAGAGAG ATAATGATGTTGCGGAGAATGAAGATGTAAACTGCGAAAGATCTCAGAAGGATGATCAGAGAG ATAATGCTGCTGAAGAGAATGAGGATGTAAACTGTGAAAGATCTCAGCAGAATGATCAGACAG ACAATAATGCTCTTGTGGTGAATGAGGATGTAAACTGCGAAAGATCTCAGAAGGATGATCAGAGAG TTACTAGGTCTAGCAAGAAAGTTCATCCACCTCCGTTTAGAACATACGCCCTTCGGAACAAAACCACAAAGAATTACGCAGTGGTTGAACCAATAGGAAACAAGAGAGCTGAGAAACAACCAAACGTGGAGCAGCTGGCTGTGACTGAGATAGCTGCTTGTGCTGAAGACACGCAGCCTGAGGAGTCTGAGAGTAGAAGCCTTTTCATCGGTGGGGCGCCCAGTACGAGAACTCGGAACGTTCGCACGCGGAGACTCGCTGAAGTGAATGGTAAGCGTACAGTTCAAAAGAGGAAGTGCCGACCTGGGAGTAGCACTACACTGAGCAGGAATATAAGCACAGCTGGTGCAGCTTCAGGAAATGCCTCCAAAACCGTTGAATCTGCTCATGGTACTGAATCAACTGAAAGTGAGTTTGACAAAGATCCTATTAAGGGTAAGAAGAAGAACGTAAGGTTCCAGGTTGAAGACGAGCTTGATACAGAACCTGAACCTGAGGTTGATGACGAGAAGGATGAAGATTTTTATCCTTGGGCTAGGAGAACTAAGAAGGTCAAAATAGCCAAAAAGAAGAGAGCTACAACAGCAATGAATCCCAGTGACAAGGCTTCTTCGAGTGTGCAACCGTCATTGAATGAAACCGAGACGGTTCCTTCTCCACCAAGGGATCAGGGAACTGAGGAAAGAGTGGGTACTTCACTTGACGATGAGTTGGCTTCAGATGGATATGTCAGAAAAACTAACGCTCCTCCGGTTAATGAAAGGCAAGAGAATAACCGTATGAGGTCAAGCTATGTTCCAGTGTTTGGTAACCCTTCTATACCAAACACAGGTAGAGGGCTGGGAACTGGACCGGGTGCTATTCACTTcggcagcagcagcagcaacaggaCCAATCAAAGAAACACCTCTCCTTCAACACAAGTTGCAGCTCAATCTACCGTGCCGCAAAAG GATGCTTCTGTACCAAACACAAGTAGGCTGGGAAGTGGACCGGGTGCTATTTACTTCggcagcagcaacaacagcagCAGTCAAAGAAGCACCCCTCCTTCTACGGTAGTTGCAGCTCAATCTTCCGTGCCGCAAAAG GATGCTTCTGTACCAAACACAAGTAGGCTGGGAAGTGGACCGGGTGCTATTTACTTCGGCAGGAGCAACAACACCCCTCCTTCTACAGTAGTTGCAGCTCGATCTTCCGTGCCGCAG GATGCTTCTGTTTCAGACAGAAAAGGGAAGGGAGTTATGGTCCAAAGCCATGATGAAAGGGAGAACACTCAAGAGGTACCACCAAAAACACCTTTTTTGTTCGATCTCAATGAGACGTATGAGGATGTTACCTCGCTGGAGGACAACACCAACGCAGCAAGGGAAGAAGACCGTGTCCCCATTAGATCAAACCAGAACTCTGTTGAGATATTCACACCAAGGCAGAACTCTTACATGGCTTCTTCCTCAGTTATGCCTCCTCCGGTGCAAGAAAGCCGCCGACGCAGCTCAATTCTGTTTCCTGGACACAACCCCGAATGGATGGGGAATGTCCCAATGGCTAGTCCTTATCATCATCCATCTCCATCCACCTATCAGCCAATGCGTGTACCTCCTCATCACTACGGAGCACCTTCTCCACCAGTTTGGGCATCATCCATGATACCACCACAGTATCATCAACATCATTTCAGTCCTCCTGCTCCTTTCAACATGGATTATCCGAGTATGTTTGCACAAGCACCGAGCAGTGAACCGCGGAACCTCAGCTATTATGGGGCCAACTTGCTGAACCAAGCGATGATGAGCCGCATGGATCCTCGGTTTAGATCAAACACTCCCGTTGACCACCATGGGAACTTTGGTTTCGCTCCGAGACATGTTCACCCGGTTAACCAGTTTAACCAATTTGTTGAGCTTCAATGTAGTCATGAGAGGTCGGTTTATTCTAGAACCATCAGTAACCAAGGCAGATTCCAGCGAAGGAGAAACGCAGCGAGCTTCAGCAATGCCTCTACATCGTACGCAGCAAACAGTTCTGGTTCCTCTAGCTGCGTTGTTAGCCGTTACCCTGGTGAGATCAGCGAGATAGAGCCAGGGAATATCTACTTGGTACATCAAGAAGATCTGCATGTGCCTGAGCGCATTTCGGAGTTTCAGCAGGCTGATGAGGAGCAAGCTGGTCCAATTACAGAAAGTGGCTAA
- the LOC103847548 gene encoding protein EMBRYONIC FLOWER 1 isoform X10, giving the protein MRSSTKVSSIVINLTGANNEIGMVVCDGFSICDLIAEERETDPKKYWPFPEESASLVDKQSDSLPHWWPPSLGRTRNIDADGTNESGLPSNSTSISSTNGLNGSSSIIPSQSELNSRTAIDQERQRNIDVAGSAVVVNEDINCERSQVDDQRDNAVVETDDVNCERPQNDGQSDNAVVENENVNCERSQQDDQRDNDVAENEDVNCERSQKDDQRDNAAEENEDVNCERSQQNDQTDNNALVVNEDVNCERSQKDDQRVTRSSKKVHPPPFRTYALRNKTTKNYAVVEPIGNKRAEKQPNVEQLAVTEIAACAEDTQPEESESRSLFIGGAPSTRTRNVRTRRLAEVNGKRTVQKRKCRPGSSTTLSRNISTAGAASGNASKTVESAHGTESTESEFDKDPIKGKKKNVRFQVEDELDTEPEPEVDDEKDEDFYPWARRTKKVKIAKKKRATTAMNPSDKASSSVQPSLNETETVPSPPRDQGTEERVGTSLDDELASDGYVRKTNAPPVNERQENNRMRSSYVPVFGNPSIPNTGRGLGTGPGAIHFGSSSSNRTNQRNTSPSTQVAAQSTVPQKDASIPNDNSRRSTPPSTVVAAQSSVPQKDASVPNTSRLGSGPGAIYFGSSNNSSSQRSTPPSTVVAAQSSVPQKDASVPNTSRLGSGPGAIYFGRSNNTPPSTVVAARSSVPQDASVSDRKGKGVMVQSHDERENTQEVPPKTPFLFDLNETYEDVTSLEDNTNAAREEDRVPIRSNQNSVEIFTPRQNSYMASSSVMPPPVQESRRRSSILFPGHNPEWMGNVPMASPYHHPSPSTYQPMRVPPHHYGAPSPPVWASSMIPPQYHQHHFSPPAPFNMDYPSMFAQAPSSEPRNLSYYGANLLNQAMMSRMDPRFRSNTPVDHHGNFGFAPRHVHPVNQFNQFVELQCSHERSVYSRTISNQGRFQRRRNAASFSNASTSYAANSSGSSSCVVSRYPGEISEIEPGNIYLVHQEDLHVPERISEFQQADEEQAGPITESG; this is encoded by the exons ATGAGATCCTCCACTAAGGTCAGCTCAATCGTCATAAATCTCACAGGCGCTAACAACGAGATTGGTATGGTAGTATGTGATGGTTTCTCCATATG TGACTTAATTGCCGAAGAGAGAGAAACGGATCCCAAAAAATATTGGCCGTTTCCAGAGGAGAGTGCTAGTTTGGTAGACAAACAAAGCGATTCTCTTCCTCATTGGTGGCCGCCTAGCTTGGGCCGCACCAGAAATATCGATGCTGATGGGACAAATG AATCTGGACTGCCATCAAATTCAACAAGTATAAGTAGCACGAACGGGCTCAATGGCAGCTCTTCTATTATCCCTAGTCAAAGCGAACTGAATTCACGAACTGCCATTGATCAAGAGAGACAAAGGAATATTGATGTTGCAG GCAGTGCTGTTGTGGTGAATGAGGATATAAACTGCGAAAGATCCCAGGTTGATGATCAGAGAG ATAACGCTGTTGTGGAGACTGATGATGTTAACTGCGAAAGACCCCAGAATGATGGTCAAAGTG ACAATGCTGTTGTGGAGAATGAGAATGTAAACTGCGAAAGATCTCAGCAGGATGATCAGAGAG ATAATGATGTTGCGGAGAATGAAGATGTAAACTGCGAAAGATCTCAGAAGGATGATCAGAGAG ATAATGCTGCTGAAGAGAATGAGGATGTAAACTGTGAAAGATCTCAGCAGAATGATCAGACAG ACAATAATGCTCTTGTGGTGAATGAGGATGTAAACTGCGAAAGATCTCAGAAGGATGATCAGAGAG TTACTAGGTCTAGCAAGAAAGTTCATCCACCTCCGTTTAGAACATACGCCCTTCGGAACAAAACCACAAAGAATTACGCAGTGGTTGAACCAATAGGAAACAAGAGAGCTGAGAAACAACCAAACGTGGAGCAGCTGGCTGTGACTGAGATAGCTGCTTGTGCTGAAGACACGCAGCCTGAGGAGTCTGAGAGTAGAAGCCTTTTCATCGGTGGGGCGCCCAGTACGAGAACTCGGAACGTTCGCACGCGGAGACTCGCTGAAGTGAATGGTAAGCGTACAGTTCAAAAGAGGAAGTGCCGACCTGGGAGTAGCACTACACTGAGCAGGAATATAAGCACAGCTGGTGCAGCTTCAGGAAATGCCTCCAAAACCGTTGAATCTGCTCATGGTACTGAATCAACTGAAAGTGAGTTTGACAAAGATCCTATTAAGGGTAAGAAGAAGAACGTAAGGTTCCAGGTTGAAGACGAGCTTGATACAGAACCTGAACCTGAGGTTGATGACGAGAAGGATGAAGATTTTTATCCTTGGGCTAGGAGAACTAAGAAGGTCAAAATAGCCAAAAAGAAGAGAGCTACAACAGCAATGAATCCCAGTGACAAGGCTTCTTCGAGTGTGCAACCGTCATTGAATGAAACCGAGACGGTTCCTTCTCCACCAAGGGATCAGGGAACTGAGGAAAGAGTGGGTACTTCACTTGACGATGAGTTGGCTTCAGATGGATATGTCAGAAAAACTAACGCTCCTCCGGTTAATGAAAGGCAAGAGAATAACCGTATGAGGTCAAGCTATGTTCCAGTGTTTGGTAACCCTTCTATACCAAACACAGGTAGAGGGCTGGGAACTGGACCGGGTGCTATTCACTTcggcagcagcagcagcaacaggaCCAATCAAAGAAACACCTCTCCTTCAACACAAGTTGCAGCTCAATCTACCGTGCCGCAAAAG GATGCTTCTATACCAAACGACAACAGTCGAAGAAGCACCCCTCCTTCTACAGTAGTTGCAGCTCAATCTTCCGTGCCGCAAAAG GATGCTTCTGTACCAAACACAAGTAGGCTGGGAAGTGGACCGGGTGCTATTTACTTCggcagcagcaacaacagcagCAGTCAAAGAAGCACCCCTCCTTCTACGGTAGTTGCAGCTCAATCTTCCGTGCCGCAAAAG GATGCTTCTGTACCAAACACAAGTAGGCTGGGAAGTGGACCGGGTGCTATTTACTTCGGCAGGAGCAACAACACCCCTCCTTCTACAGTAGTTGCAGCTCGATCTTCCGTGCCGCAG GATGCTTCTGTTTCAGACAGAAAAGGGAAGGGAGTTATGGTCCAAAGCCATGATGAAAGGGAGAACACTCAAGAGGTACCACCAAAAACACCTTTTTTGTTCGATCTCAATGAGACGTATGAGGATGTTACCTCGCTGGAGGACAACACCAACGCAGCAAGGGAAGAAGACCGTGTCCCCATTAGATCAAACCAGAACTCTGTTGAGATATTCACACCAAGGCAGAACTCTTACATGGCTTCTTCCTCAGTTATGCCTCCTCCGGTGCAAGAAAGCCGCCGACGCAGCTCAATTCTGTTTCCTGGACACAACCCCGAATGGATGGGGAATGTCCCAATGGCTAGTCCTTATCATCATCCATCTCCATCCACCTATCAGCCAATGCGTGTACCTCCTCATCACTACGGAGCACCTTCTCCACCAGTTTGGGCATCATCCATGATACCACCACAGTATCATCAACATCATTTCAGTCCTCCTGCTCCTTTCAACATGGATTATCCGAGTATGTTTGCACAAGCACCGAGCAGTGAACCGCGGAACCTCAGCTATTATGGGGCCAACTTGCTGAACCAAGCGATGATGAGCCGCATGGATCCTCGGTTTAGATCAAACACTCCCGTTGACCACCATGGGAACTTTGGTTTCGCTCCGAGACATGTTCACCCGGTTAACCAGTTTAACCAATTTGTTGAGCTTCAATGTAGTCATGAGAGGTCGGTTTATTCTAGAACCATCAGTAACCAAGGCAGATTCCAGCGAAGGAGAAACGCAGCGAGCTTCAGCAATGCCTCTACATCGTACGCAGCAAACAGTTCTGGTTCCTCTAGCTGCGTTGTTAGCCGTTACCCTGGTGAGATCAGCGAGATAGAGCCAGGGAATATCTACTTGGTACATCAAGAAGATCTGCATGTGCCTGAGCGCATTTCGGAGTTTCAGCAGGCTGATGAGGAGCAAGCTGGTCCAATTACAGAAAGTGGCTAA